Proteins from one Paenibacillus amylolyticus genomic window:
- a CDS encoding Gfo/Idh/MocA family oxidoreductase gives MNRQLQWGVLGTSTIAKNAVIPAIQQSERGEVLAIASRSKEKAETLAEELGIARSYGSYEELIADPDIEAVYIPLPNHMHKEWTIKAAQAGKHVLCEKPAALNADESAEMIEVCAQHGVLFAEAIMYRYHPKHRRVQEIIASGEIGIVRAIHGNFTCNTADDKENVRFKREMGGGSLFDLGVYPISAARMYLGQEPEAVTVHALFSDEHDGVDMMASGLVEFPNSVALTFDCGMWASGRAEMEILGTEGRIELPKVFGWENSDIPPQIIIHTDSVSREERVSVSNSYVLQAETFAAAVLEGTALPFSPENTIQNMRVIDACLESARTRRRVQLID, from the coding sequence ATGAACAGACAGTTACAGTGGGGTGTACTCGGTACGTCAACCATTGCCAAAAATGCAGTCATTCCGGCGATCCAGCAGTCCGAACGTGGCGAGGTGTTGGCGATTGCCAGCCGCAGCAAAGAAAAGGCCGAGACCCTTGCCGAAGAACTCGGCATTGCCAGATCGTATGGCAGTTATGAAGAGCTCATCGCTGATCCGGATATCGAAGCCGTCTATATTCCTTTGCCTAACCATATGCACAAAGAATGGACCATCAAAGCAGCACAGGCTGGCAAACACGTATTGTGTGAGAAGCCAGCTGCCCTGAATGCAGATGAATCCGCAGAAATGATTGAGGTGTGTGCACAGCATGGTGTTCTTTTTGCAGAAGCGATCATGTATCGATATCATCCCAAGCACAGACGTGTTCAAGAGATTATAGCCAGTGGGGAGATTGGTATTGTCAGAGCCATCCATGGCAACTTTACCTGTAATACCGCCGATGACAAGGAAAATGTAAGGTTCAAAAGAGAGATGGGCGGCGGGTCTTTGTTCGATCTAGGCGTATATCCGATCTCGGCAGCCCGAATGTATCTGGGACAGGAACCGGAAGCGGTGACGGTACACGCGTTATTCTCGGACGAGCACGATGGCGTGGATATGATGGCATCGGGACTGGTGGAATTTCCGAATTCGGTGGCCTTAACCTTCGACTGTGGCATGTGGGCTTCAGGGCGAGCGGAGATGGAGATTCTCGGGACGGAGGGGCGGATTGAACTGCCAAAAGTGTTTGGCTGGGAGAACAGCGATATTCCACCTCAGATCATCATTCATACCGATTCGGTCAGCCGTGAGGAGCGTGTGTCGGTATCCAATTCCTATGTTCTTCAGGCAGAGACCTTTGCAGCAGCTGTGCTTGAAGGCACAGCCTTGCCTTTCAGTCCGGAAAATACCATACAAAACATGCGCGTTATTGATGCCTGTCTGGAATCAGCTAGAACGCGTCGACGTGTACAGCTGATTGATTAG
- a CDS encoding protein phosphatase 2C domain-containing protein has protein sequence MRAMRLATLSAGDKGGHADQRHGSFRYVSVQTGEQPLTRYQGTFKCRYGYGRAAETVHQGDTGQDFAAVRMNGNVCNFVLCDGVGMSYLGDFAARFLGNALLDWLETTQSPTEEGVQRLLHDLTLPASEQLKKLQPLDSSPLLLREVLMEKRSRGSQAMYVCGRIELTGGGRKSRVWLAWQGDSRIRLWRNGQEQSELFQTHCKTNERWSTLEGPVGGKPHIYETKGSVNDSLRLQLYTDGLNDLDAIQDYVPDEHIQVLLDATHIGGLEDDAAFIELEW, from the coding sequence ATGAGAGCGATGCGTTTGGCAACATTGTCTGCTGGTGATAAGGGGGGCCATGCCGATCAGCGGCATGGCAGCTTTCGCTATGTGAGTGTGCAGACCGGAGAACAGCCATTAACCCGTTATCAGGGCACGTTCAAGTGCAGATATGGTTATGGCAGAGCGGCTGAGACGGTACATCAGGGAGATACCGGACAGGACTTTGCTGCGGTACGTATGAACGGGAATGTCTGCAATTTTGTATTGTGTGATGGAGTAGGCATGAGTTACCTGGGAGACTTTGCTGCACGTTTTTTGGGGAATGCTTTGCTGGATTGGTTGGAAACGACGCAATCCCCGACGGAAGAGGGCGTTCAGCGACTTCTTCATGATCTGACTCTACCTGCATCCGAGCAGCTGAAGAAACTGCAGCCACTGGACAGCTCCCCTCTTTTACTTCGGGAAGTGTTGATGGAGAAGCGAAGTCGGGGCAGTCAAGCCATGTATGTATGTGGGCGGATTGAGCTTACAGGAGGCGGCCGTAAAAGTAGGGTGTGGCTCGCGTGGCAAGGGGATTCCCGTATTCGCCTGTGGCGTAATGGCCAGGAACAGTCTGAATTATTTCAGACTCACTGCAAGACAAACGAGCGCTGGTCTACACTGGAAGGACCTGTTGGCGGTAAGCCGCACATCTACGAGACCAAAGGGTCCGTCAACGATTCTCTGCGCCTTCAGTTATATACAGATGGACTGAATGATCTGGATGCCATCCAAGATTATGTCCCCGACGAGCACATTCAGGTACTGCTGGATGCTACACATATCGGTGGTCTTGAAGATGATGCCGCTTTCATTGAATTGGAATGGTGA
- a CDS encoding GNAT family N-acetyltransferase, with protein MLIRPAHEGDAQGIAHVHTESWKTTYRGIVPDDFLDHLTIESRLPQWEKSIRSGEKDQILVVAEQEHGNIVGFACGGKEREGKLPYDGELYAIYLLKEVQQTGIGQQLATHVVKHLQNQDMKRLIIWALERNSACRFYEKMGGTPVHTQSIRIGGQDLIEVGYGWEDLNLFGKKSLPDG; from the coding sequence ATGCTGATCAGGCCGGCGCACGAAGGGGATGCGCAAGGAATAGCCCATGTACATACGGAGAGTTGGAAAACAACATATCGGGGAATTGTGCCGGATGATTTTTTGGATCATTTGACTATTGAATCAAGATTGCCCCAGTGGGAGAAGAGCATCCGTTCTGGCGAAAAAGATCAAATCCTGGTTGTTGCTGAACAGGAGCATGGGAACATTGTCGGATTTGCATGTGGGGGTAAGGAGCGTGAAGGAAAATTACCTTATGATGGAGAGTTGTACGCTATATATTTGTTGAAGGAAGTGCAACAAACCGGGATAGGTCAGCAACTGGCGACTCATGTCGTTAAGCATCTGCAGAACCAGGATATGAAACGGTTAATCATATGGGCTTTGGAGCGTAATTCAGCTTGCCGCTTCTATGAAAAGATGGGAGGCACTCCGGTTCACACACAGTCCATCCGCATTGGCGGTCAGGATCTGATTGAAGTTGGCTACGGATGGGAAGACTTGAACCTCTTTGGAAAGAAGAGCCTGCCCGACGGATGA
- a CDS encoding DUF202 domain-containing protein, producing the protein MIHISLIDKDVTTTDSKYVQQHLANERTFLAWVRTGIAMAGIGFLAAGFGFNSSDYDRLAHIAAMITGITSLVGSISIIVYSATAYHRKRTQINEQTFQASTGLIRFLTIMLLVTGLALAVLLYVLLFPL; encoded by the coding sequence TTGATTCACATTTCGTTAATAGACAAAGACGTAACCACTACCGATTCCAAGTATGTCCAGCAGCACCTGGCTAACGAGCGAACTTTTCTGGCCTGGGTACGCACCGGTATTGCCATGGCAGGCATCGGCTTTCTTGCAGCCGGATTCGGCTTTAATTCATCGGATTATGATCGCCTTGCGCATATTGCGGCCATGATTACCGGGATCACATCTCTGGTTGGTAGCATATCCATCATTGTGTATTCGGCAACAGCCTACCATCGGAAGCGTACACAAATCAATGAACAAACCTTTCAGGCATCGACCGGCTTAATTCGTTTTCTCACGATAATGCTACTGGTGACTGGACTCGCTTTGGCTGTACTGTTATATGTACTGTTATTCCCTCTCTGA
- a CDS encoding vWA domain-containing protein, producing MNYTIQASQRTPALIIYLIDISASMNMVLENRRRIDVVYDALSLAIRQMVFRSTKGNRLTPRYRIAILAYSDDVYDLLNGIKGIDEIAAVGSLPDLTPRRFSDSAKAFLQAEKILQAEIPNMQDCPAPLVCHMTDGVATGEDPEPIAKRIMGMSVPDGNVLVENIFISDHLLEGPIAEPRRWKGISSETNLQDEHGEKLRNMSSVLPESYREMLVEADYLLAPGALMMLPGTCAELVSIGFQMSAATPVR from the coding sequence ATGAACTACACGATTCAAGCATCACAGCGTACACCTGCACTTATTATATATTTGATTGATATTAGCGCCTCCATGAATATGGTTCTGGAAAATCGTCGACGGATTGATGTCGTCTATGATGCCTTATCTCTCGCGATCCGGCAAATGGTGTTTCGTTCTACCAAGGGAAATCGTCTGACTCCTCGCTATCGCATCGCCATATTGGCCTACAGCGATGACGTATATGACTTGTTGAACGGGATCAAAGGAATTGACGAGATTGCTGCAGTTGGATCTTTGCCTGACCTGACCCCGAGACGGTTTTCGGATTCTGCGAAGGCTTTCCTGCAGGCGGAAAAGATTTTGCAGGCCGAAATTCCGAATATGCAGGATTGTCCTGCGCCACTTGTGTGCCACATGACCGATGGGGTTGCCACAGGTGAAGATCCCGAGCCCATTGCGAAAAGAATCATGGGCATGAGTGTGCCTGACGGCAATGTGCTGGTGGAGAATATCTTTATATCGGATCATCTGCTGGAAGGTCCGATTGCTGAACCTAGAAGATGGAAGGGAATCTCTTCGGAAACCAATCTACAGGATGAGCATGGTGAGAAGCTGCGGAATATGTCATCCGTCCTGCCCGAAAGTTATCGGGAAATGCTTGTTGAAGCTGATTATTTGCTTGCGCCCGGTGCACTCATGATGCTGCCAGGTACATGTGCAGAATTGGTATCGATCGGGTTCCAGATGTCTGCTGCTACGCCTGTAAGATAG
- a CDS encoding general stress protein: MQKKIVGVFNTEREASQAIEGLKAQGFTSDEISVVTQDRDELKAIREETGTKAPEGVAAGAATGGVLGGVAGLLAGIGALAIPGIGPILAAGPIAAAFTGAAVGAGAGGLVGGLVGLGIPEEDAKQYEEYVQNGKILLLVDSTDRDTDVYDVFSSNSQLNRDRAQVHGTDVPAERPDLDMEERRLEAQTKAARFGNNTFL, translated from the coding sequence ATGCAGAAGAAAATCGTAGGTGTGTTTAATACAGAACGTGAAGCATCGCAGGCTATCGAGGGTCTGAAGGCACAAGGATTCACTTCAGACGAGATCTCCGTTGTTACGCAAGATCGGGATGAATTGAAGGCGATTCGGGAAGAGACGGGTACAAAAGCCCCTGAAGGTGTGGCCGCAGGTGCTGCAACAGGTGGCGTACTTGGTGGCGTAGCCGGTCTGCTTGCAGGTATCGGTGCACTGGCTATACCCGGCATAGGTCCCATTTTGGCCGCAGGGCCCATTGCAGCGGCATTTACCGGTGCAGCTGTAGGTGCAGGAGCTGGCGGATTGGTGGGTGGCCTGGTCGGTCTGGGGATTCCGGAAGAGGATGCCAAACAGTATGAGGAGTATGTACAAAATGGCAAAATTCTGCTGCTTGTAGACTCCACTGATCGAGACACCGATGTCTACGATGTGTTTAGCAGTAACAGCCAACTTAATCGGGATAGAGCTCAAGTTCATGGTACAGATGTACCTGCTGAACGACCGGATCTGGATATGGAAGAACGCAGATTGGAAGCCCAAACCAAGGCAGCGCGATTCGGTAACAATACATTCCTGTAA
- a CDS encoding WXG100 family type VII secretion target: MRIRVEPDVLRALSKQIQYAAEQIQQKMAVLDQAIHSLDWDLESRAAVMNEWNHSKRLGEDALRRFMDLSVQLGRKALLFQQADMEYRSVLSHVNTAYGNAVNMLNVLQNNRTGEIMPAHSATVAVVSDPLSAMAAVYRVQDAAPPDGSPATLVQAIQPEPVAWRFTDPSFRGRRGTEPVVS; encoded by the coding sequence ATGCGCATTCGTGTGGAACCGGATGTGCTTCGGGCACTGAGCAAGCAGATTCAGTATGCAGCGGAGCAAATACAGCAAAAGATGGCAGTGTTGGATCAGGCGATTCATTCGCTGGATTGGGATCTTGAATCCCGCGCAGCGGTGATGAATGAATGGAATCACAGTAAACGACTGGGCGAGGATGCGCTTCGTCGATTTATGGACCTGAGCGTACAGCTGGGACGCAAAGCGTTGTTATTCCAGCAGGCAGACATGGAGTATCGTTCCGTGCTGAGTCATGTGAACACAGCCTATGGTAATGCGGTCAATATGCTGAATGTTCTTCAGAACAATCGTACAGGAGAAATCATGCCTGCACATTCTGCAACTGTAGCTGTTGTATCCGATCCCCTTTCCGCAATGGCGGCCGTATATCGTGTACAGGATGCCGCTCCGCCTGATGGCTCCCCGGCTACACTGGTCCAGGCCATCCAGCCTGAGCCTGTAGCGTGGAGATTCACAGATCCGTCCTTTCGGGGAAGAAGAGGGACCGAGCCTGTAGTTTCCTGA
- a CDS encoding aldehyde dehydrogenase family protein gives MTLMNTEHTTWTKQYINGQWVDGSGEKTMENINPYTGEVIATWRSSNKKDIDKAYESAQKNSREWAKSLPAVKEEVLRKVSSLMTERKEEIIQLLITESGSTRIKSEAEFAAAKRIVDEAASFPYRMKGEIIPSNTTGKENRVVREPKGVIGVIGPWNFPLHLCLRSVAPAIALGNGVVIKPASDTPITAGWLIADLFEQAGLPEGVLNVVAGSGSEIGDYFVAHPVPKVISFTGSTEVGQGIGKLAGEHLKETALELGGNNAMVVLEDADIERAAEAAVFGKFLHQGQICMALNRFIVHADIYDQFVDSFVAKTKNVKAGDPADAKTLVGPLIREKEVTRLLELVNKAKDEGARLLLGGTSKGSVLSPTVLADIKPEQDIVQQELFGPVAVIMKAHNEEEAVRLANDTPYGLSGSVFTKDLNRGYQVAQRIESGMVHVNDQSVNDEAHVMFGGKKLRVLNVSVAIGPSRNLHGLAGSAFSTSIGSIRG, from the coding sequence ATGACTTTAATGAACACTGAACATACAACATGGACGAAACAATATATCAATGGCCAGTGGGTAGATGGCTCCGGGGAGAAAACAATGGAGAATATCAACCCTTATACGGGTGAAGTCATTGCCACATGGCGCTCTTCCAATAAGAAAGACATCGATAAGGCTTATGAGTCAGCTCAGAAAAATTCAAGAGAATGGGCGAAATCATTACCTGCTGTAAAGGAAGAAGTACTGCGTAAAGTTTCATCCCTGATGACAGAGCGAAAAGAGGAGATCATTCAACTCTTGATCACGGAATCCGGGAGTACCCGAATTAAATCGGAAGCGGAGTTCGCAGCGGCTAAACGCATTGTGGACGAAGCAGCATCTTTTCCTTATCGCATGAAGGGTGAGATTATCCCGTCCAATACCACTGGCAAAGAGAACCGTGTAGTTCGAGAGCCGAAGGGAGTGATTGGTGTAATCGGGCCGTGGAACTTCCCTTTGCATCTATGCCTTCGATCTGTAGCTCCAGCGATTGCTCTTGGTAATGGTGTGGTGATTAAACCGGCATCCGATACTCCGATTACCGCAGGCTGGCTCATTGCCGATTTGTTCGAACAAGCTGGTCTGCCTGAAGGGGTGCTGAATGTCGTTGCGGGAAGTGGGAGCGAGATCGGGGATTACTTTGTCGCTCATCCGGTTCCAAAAGTAATCTCATTCACAGGTTCCACGGAAGTTGGACAGGGGATCGGTAAACTGGCGGGCGAACATTTAAAAGAAACGGCATTGGAATTGGGCGGCAACAACGCCATGGTAGTGCTGGAAGATGCGGACATTGAACGGGCTGCCGAAGCTGCGGTCTTTGGCAAATTTCTGCATCAGGGACAGATCTGCATGGCTCTGAATCGGTTCATTGTTCACGCGGATATTTACGATCAATTCGTTGATTCATTTGTGGCCAAAACGAAGAATGTCAAGGCAGGTGATCCAGCGGATGCCAAAACACTCGTGGGTCCTCTCATTCGGGAGAAAGAGGTAACACGATTGCTCGAGCTTGTGAACAAAGCCAAGGATGAAGGCGCACGGTTATTGCTAGGAGGGACAAGTAAAGGGAGTGTGCTGTCTCCAACTGTACTTGCCGATATTAAACCTGAGCAAGATATCGTGCAGCAGGAATTGTTTGGCCCAGTGGCAGTGATCATGAAGGCTCATAATGAGGAGGAAGCTGTACGTTTGGCGAATGATACGCCTTATGGACTGAGTGGTTCTGTATTCACCAAAGATCTGAATCGAGGATATCAGGTTGCCCAGCGCATTGAATCAGGTATGGTGCATGTAAATGATCAATCTGTTAATGATGAAGCGCATGTGATGTTTGGCGGGAAAAAGCTTCGGGTATTGAACGTTTCGGTGGCGATTGGGCCATCGAGAAATTTACACGGACTCGCTGGATCAGCATTCAGCACCAGTATCGGGAGTATCCGGGGTTGA
- a CDS encoding acyltransferase has product MPRKERITEIESLRGIAFAAVVLQHSIAHYSLVPETKLEDGVLLAILLMLSKFAVPLFIFITGMVLFYNTGDKLNYSQFMRKRVNDVIVPYLIWSLIYFTLAPRGWADLDGMTSRTWA; this is encoded by the coding sequence ATGCCTCGCAAAGAACGAATTACAGAAATAGAGAGTTTAAGGGGAATCGCCTTTGCCGCAGTGGTGCTACAGCATTCCATCGCACATTACTCGTTGGTTCCGGAAACGAAACTGGAGGATGGCGTGTTACTGGCGATCCTGTTGATGCTCTCCAAATTTGCAGTTCCTTTATTCATATTCATAACAGGTATGGTGCTGTTTTATAACACGGGAGATAAGCTGAATTATAGCCAGTTCATGAGAAAAAGAGTAAACGATGTCATTGTGCCTTATCTGATCTGGTCACTCATTTATTTTACACTTGCACCGCGTGGCTGGGCGGATTTGGATGGAATGACATCCCGGACCTGGGCCTGA
- a CDS encoding WXG100 family type VII secretion target: MAGRILVTPEQLDQVSNQFKQSGEQSQQIVSTLTQSITGMEGQWEGMTKQRFFQEFQEASKQMQSFVQTLNSISAELTAIANKFRTADQAR, encoded by the coding sequence ATGGCAGGACGTATTTTAGTTACCCCAGAGCAGCTTGATCAGGTTTCCAACCAATTTAAACAAAGCGGTGAGCAAAGTCAGCAAATCGTATCTACATTGACGCAATCCATCACAGGCATGGAAGGGCAATGGGAAGGTATGACCAAGCAACGCTTCTTCCAGGAGTTCCAAGAAGCTAGCAAACAGATGCAATCCTTCGTTCAAACGTTGAACAGCATCAGCGCTGAACTTACAGCGATTGCTAACAAATTCCGTACAGCTGACCAAGCTCGTTAA